A window of the Arachis duranensis cultivar V14167 chromosome 5, aradu.V14167.gnm2.J7QH, whole genome shotgun sequence genome harbors these coding sequences:
- the LOC107487975 gene encoding LOW QUALITY PROTEIN: uncharacterized protein LOC107487975 (The sequence of the model RefSeq protein was modified relative to this genomic sequence to represent the inferred CDS: substituted 3 bases at 3 genomic stop codons) gives MEGLGSHAMMDSTELKVSELLKEVHLYHSSHFSSIVDKTVSAIKSCIDEIPVDFKVTADVAPKFVRDIGADKVDFKFKKPSLIEIGGSYSIQSLARPELNVDLIIRLPKGCFHEKDYLNYRYHAKRCLYLCLIKKYLEASPSIGKVEWSTFQNEARKPLLLVYPAAKVAEVPGLFVRIIPSATSLFTLSKLNMKRNNIHNLNHGTTLQATPKYNSSILEDMFLEDTEFVNKTFLGWKEIREALILLKVWARQRSSIYVHDCLNGFLISVILAYLASRQQISNSMKAIEIVRVTLNFIAASESWSRGLYFPKTGLSSITKEEKIQLKESFPVIICHPSGGFNLAFRMSRNGLNQLQDEAALTLKCMEKCRDGGFEEVFMTKIDYAVKYDYCIRLNLKGKKEVYVSGFCLDDECWRLYEEKVHGILAKALNDRAKSIQVTWRNTQCQWSVNDGLSVLDKEPLFIGISVSTLEKAFRIVDIGPNAESKDEALEFRKFWGEKAELRRFKDGRIAESTVWESDQWSRHLVLKRIVEHVIGRHLSLSMENIIGAVDQLDFSLVHGAGDPVSYSGNLLGAFDLLSKRLRLIEDLPLKVSSVQPLDSAFRLTSVFPPEPHLLANEKFESLRLNKYVPSCIQPLEVMIQLEGSGNWPMDEIAIEKTKSSFLIQIGESLQKTWGVTCTATENDVDVLMAGYAFRLKILHERGLTLLNKEAGNDQAKRVHSTDKKLFIHSQHASMINGLQSRHPIYGTVVRLAKRWVSSHLFSACLLEEAVELLVAYVFLNPFPLGVPCARISGFLRFLRLLSQYDWTYSPLIVDINNDLSPSDEKEINVSRVIEHISKDXLIMLVFSQTXYLLDNCGFSGXLYDKASESWTGVSPSVLELKRLVAYARSSANLLTKLTFQEEVGPYRWECLFRTPLNNYDAIILLHKDKLPYPQRLLFPSEADNGKLIARGHASMSFQPFLLPKDLKGKPAALKNKLLIDFDPSRFFVRDLEAKFSNTFKVWHDSLGGDVIGLTWVESYSSKKRKQETDVNEAHNPPKVLKAVGQVGKGFVRSICFLKPPKLTN, from the exons ATGGAGGGTTTAGGCAGCCATGCTATGATGGACTCAACGGAGTTGAAGGTTAGTGAGTTATTGAAAGAGGTCCACCTTTATCATTCCTCTCACTTCTCCAGCATCGTTGATAAAACCGTCTCCGCCATAAAGTCATGCATCGACGAAATCCCCGTTGACTTCAAG GTAACTGCGGATGTAGCACCGAAATTCGTGAGGGACATTGGTGCGGATAAGGTTGACTTCAAGTTTAAGAAGCCATCACTCATCGAAATCGGAGGCAGTTATTCTATTCAGAGTCTCGCTAGACCTGAGCTCAATGTTGATCTTATTATCAGGTTACCCAag GGGTGTTTCCACGAGAAAGATTACTTAAATTATAGGTACCATGCCAAAAGGTGCCTTTATCTCTGCTTGATCAAGAAGTACTTGGAGGCTTCTCCATCTATTGGTAAGGTTGAATGGTCTACCTTTCAGAATGAAGCCCGAAAGCCTCTGCTGCTTGTTTATCCAG CTGCAAAGGTTGCTGAAGTTCCTGGTCTTTTTGTAAGAATCATTCCGTCAGCTACGTCTCTATTTACCTTATCAAAGCTGAACATGAAGCGTAATAACATTCATAATTTGAATCATG GGACCACACTTCAAGCTACGCCAAAGTACAATTCTAGCATTCTGGAAGACATGTTTCTAGAGGATACAGAATTTGTCAACAAAACATTTCTTGGTTGGAAGGAAATAAGAGAGGCTTTGATCCTGCTTAAG GTTTGGGCTCGACAGAGAAGTTCAATATATGTTCATGATTGCCTGAATGGATTTTTGATTTCTGTCATACTGGCATATCTTGCTTCTAGGCAACAAATCAGCAATTCAATGAAGGCAATCGAAATAGTTCGGGTTACTTTGAACTTCATTG CAGCTTCGGAGTCGTGGAGCCGAGGGCTATACTTTCCAAAGACAGGCCTGAGTAGTATTACAAAAGAG gaaaagattcAGCTTAAAGAGTCATTTCCTGTTATCATATGCCATCCATCTGGAGGATTCAATTTGGCTTTCCGAATGTCTAGAAATGGTTTAAATCAG CTTCAAGATGAGGCTGCTTTGACACTTAAGTGCATGGAAAAGTGTAGAGATGGCGGATTTGAGGAAGTTTTTATGACCAAGATAGACTATGCGGTTAAATACGACTATTGCATAAG ATTAAATTTGAAGGGAAAGAAGGAGGTATATGTATCAGGATTTTGTTTGGATGATGAGTGCTGGAGATTGTATGAGGAGAAAGTACATGGTATTTTAGCCAAAGCGTTGAATGACAGAGCAAAGTCGATCCAAGTTACATGGAGAAACACACAATGCCAATGGAGTGTGAATGAT GGATTGTCTGTACTTGATAAAGAACCATTGTTCATAGGAATTTCAGTGAGTACTTTGGAGAAAGCATTTAGGATAGTTGATATTGGCCCAAATGCTGAAAGTAAAGATGAG GCTCTGGAGTTCCGGAAGTTTTGGGGAGAGAAAGCAGAGCTTAGAAGGTTTAAAGATGGTAGAATTGCTGAAAGCACAG TATGGGAAAGTGACCAATGGTCAAGGCATcttgttttgaaaagaataGTTGAGCATGTGATTGGTCGGCATCTTTCTCTATCCATGGAAAATATTATAGGTGCTGTTGATCAACTGGATTTCTCTTTGGTTCATGGTGCTGGAG ATCCTGTATCATACTCTGGAAATTTGCTTGGGGCATTTGATCTTTTATCAAAGCGCTTGCGTCTTATTGAAGACCTCCCTTTGAAGGTGTCAAGTGTACAACCTTTAGACTCTG cTTTCAGGCTTACATCAGTCTTCCCTCCTGAACCTCATCTTCTAGCTAATGAAAAATTTGAATCTCTGAGACTTAATAAGTATGTTCCATCGTGCATTCAACCTCTGGAAGTCATGATTCAG CTGGAGGGTTCTGGAAACTGGCCAATGGATGAAATTGCTATTGAAAAGACAAAATCTAGTTTTCTTATTCAAATCGGAGAGAG TCTTCAGAAGACATGGGGGGTGACATGTACTGCCACTGAGAATGATGTAGATGTTTTGATGGCTGGATATGCCTTTCGTCTTAAAATTTTGCACGAAAGGGGACTTACTCTGTTAAACAAGGAAG CAGGAAATGATCAAGCAAAGCGTGTTCATTCTACTGACAAGAAACTTTTTATTCATAGTCAGCATGCAAGCATGATCAATGGTTTACAAAGTCGTCACCCAATATATGGGACAGTAGTGAG ACTTGCAAAACGATGGGTTTCTTCACATTTATTTTCAGCTTGCTTGTTAGAGGAGGCTGTTGAGCTATTGGTTGCATATGTCTTTCTGAATCCCTTTCCGCTTGGTGTTCCTTGCGCAAGAATCAGTGGGTTTTTAAG GTTCCTGAGATTACTCTCACAGTATGATTGGACTTATTCACCATTGATTGTTGACATAAATAATGACTTAAGCCCAAGTgatgagaaagaaataaatgtaAGTCGTGTGATTGAGCACATCAGTAAAGATTGATTGATTATGTTGGTCTTCAGTCAAACGTAATATCTTCTTGACAACTGTGGATTTTCAGGATAACTTTATGATAAGGCATCCGAGTCTTGGACTGGAGTATCACCAAGTGTTCTG GAACTTAAAAGGTTAGTTGCATATGCCAGAAGCAGTGCAAATTTGTTGACAAAACTCACTTTTCAGGAGGAGGTTGGTCCATATAGATGGGAG TGCCTTTTTCGAACTCCTTTAAACAATTATGATGCCATAATTCTTCTCCACAAGGACAAACTCCCATATCCCCAAAGACTTCTCTTTCCATCTGAAGCTGATAATG GAAAACTCATTGCTAGAGGGCATGCTAGCATGTCTTTTCAACCCTTCTTGTTGCCTAAAGATTTGAAGGGTAAACCAGCAGCACTTAAAAATAAGTTGCTTATAGACTTTGATCCATCAAGGTTCTTTGTCAGAGATTTAGAGGCAA AGTTCTCCAACACATTCAAGGTATGGCATGATTCTCTGGGAGGTGATGTAATTGGCCTAACGTGGGTAGAATCTTACTCTTCAAAG AAGCGGAAGCAAGAGACAGACGTGAATGAAGCACACAACCCACCCAAGGTTTTAAAAGCAGTGGGTCAAGTTGGGAAAGGGTTTGTGAGGAGCATATGCTTTCTAAAGCCTCCAAAGCTCACAAACTAA